One region of Glycine max cultivar Williams 82 chromosome 9, Glycine_max_v4.0, whole genome shotgun sequence genomic DNA includes:
- the PERK1 gene encoding putative receptor protein kinase PERK1: MSTAPAPSSPPANNGTAPPPSTPATPSAPPPATPSAPPPSTPSSPPPATPSSPPPATPSSPPPATPSSPPPATPSSPPPSTPSASPPPSTPTTPSTSPPSPPSTSPPSPPSGGSTPSPPSRSSPSPPSGSSPTTPSPPSSSSSSISTGVVVGIAVGAVAVLLVLSILCICCRKKKRRRDEEYHAPPPQQQQPPRGPKDGAYGGPPGQWQHNVPPPQDHVVSMMPPKPSPPPAPPAYAGQPPPPPPPFISSSGGSGSNNSGGEFLPPPSPGISLGFSKSTFTYEELARATDGFSDANLLGQGGFGYVHRGILPNGKEVAVKQLKAGSGQGEREFQAEVEIISRVHHKHLVSLVGYCITGSQRLLVYEFVPNNTLEFHLHGKGRPTMDWPTRLRIALGSAKGLAYLHEDCHPKIIHRDIKSANILLDFKFEAKVADFGLAKFSSDVNTHVSTRVMGTFGYLAPEYASSGKLTDKSDVFSYGIMLLELITGRRPVDKNQTYMEDSLVDWARPLLTRALEEDDFDSIIDPRLQNDYDPHEMARMVASAAACIRHSAKRRPRMSQVVRALEGDVSLADLNEGIRPGHSTMYSSHESSDYDTAQYKEDMKKFRKMALGTQEYGASSEYSAATSEYGLNPSGSSSEAQSRQTTREMEMRKMKNNQGFSGSS; this comes from the exons ATGTCAACTGCCCCCGCGCCGTCTTCGCCGCCGGCGAATAACGGCACCGCGCCTCCGCCGTCAACTCCGGCCACTCCCTCCGCACCGCCTCCCGCCACACCTTCCGCGCCGCCACCCTCAACTCCGTCGTCTCCTCCGCCGGCAACTCCGTCGTCTCCTCCGCCGGCGACACCTTCCTCGCCACCTCCGGCAACTCCTTCCTCTCCCCCTCCGGCGACTCCCTCTTCTCCTCCACCGTCCACTCCTTCTGCTTCTCCTCCACCGTCCACTCCAACCACGCCATCGACTTCTCCGCCGTCGCCGCCGTCGACATCGCCACCGTCGCCACCCAGTGGCGGCAGCACTCCGAGTCCACCGTCTCGGAGCTCGCCCTCTCCTCCGTCCGGATCGAGCCCGACCACTCCGTCGCCTCCGTCGTCTTCCTCGTCGAGCATTTCGACCGGCGTGGTGGTCGGAATCGCCGTTGGGGCTGTGGCGGTTCTTCTTGTGTTGAGCATTCTCTGCATATGCTGtcggaagaagaagagaagacgTGATGAAGAGTACCATGCTCCGCCGCCGCAGCAGCAGCAACCGCCGCGGGGACCTAAAG ATGGTGCATATGGTGGTCCCCCAGGCCAATGGCAACACAATGTTCCTCCTCCTCAAGATCATGTGGTCTCAATGATGCCTCCAAAGCCATCGCCACCGCCTGCTCCACCAGCTTATGCTGGTCAACCTCCCCCACCACCGCCTCCTTTCATCAGCAGCAGTGGCGGATCTGGATCAAACAATTCAGGCGGTGAATttcttcctcctccttctccagGAATTTCATTGGGGTTCTCTAAGAGCACATTCACGTATGAGGAGTTGGCACGCGCAACTGATGGCTTCTCTGATGCCAACCTCCTTGGACAAGGAGGATTTGGATATGTGCACAGAGGAATTCTTCCCAACGGCAAGGAGGTGGCAGTGAAGCAATTGAAGGCTGGAAGCGGGCAAGGGGAGCGTGAATTCCAAGCTGAAGTTGAGATAATTAGCCGTGTCCATCACAAGCATCTTGTTTCTTTGGTTGGATACTGCATCACTGGGTCCCAGAGGCTGCTTGTTTATGAATTTGTTCCCAACAACACATTGGAATTCCATTTGCATG GAAAAGGGAGACCTACCATGGATTGGCCCACAAGACTAAGAATTGCTTTAGGATCTGCTAAGGGACTGGCGTATCTTCATGAAGATT GTCATCCTAAGATCATCCATCGTGATATCAAATCTGCCAACATCCTTCTGGATTTTAAGTTTGAAGCAAAG GTTGCAGATTTTGGTCTTGCAAAGTTTTCTTCTGATGTCAATACCCATGTTTCTACTCGAGTGATGGGGACTTTTGG GTATTTGGCTCCAGAATATGCTTCTAGTGGAAAACTCACAGACAAATCAGATGTTTTCTCCTATGGAATCATGCTCCTTGAGTTAATAACCGGACGACGGCCAGTtgataaaaatcaaacttacaTGGAGGATAGTTTGGTAGATTGG GCTAGGCCTTTGCTCACACGAGCTTTGGAAGAGGATGATTTTGATTCTATTATTGACCCAAGGCTCCAGAATGACTATGATCCTCATGAGATGGCACGAATGGTGGCTTCTGCTGCGGCTTGCATACGTCATTCGGCAAAGCGTCGACCAAGGATGAGCCAg GTTGTCCGCGCTCTCGAAGGAGATGTCTCTCTAGCAGATCTGAATGAAGGAATAAGACCTGGACACAGCACTATGTATAGTTCTCATGAAAGCTCAGATTATGACACTGCACAGTACAAGGAAGACATGAAAAAGTTCAGGAAAATGGCATTGGGAACTCAGGAGTATGGTGCAAGCAGTGAGTACAGTGCCGCTACAAGTGAGTATGGTTTAAACCCATCAGGCTCAAGTAGTGAAGCACAGAGCCGCCAAACCACAAGGGAAATGGAaatgagaaagatgaagaacaatCAAGGTTTCAGTGGAAGTTCTTGA